A single genomic interval of Ovis aries strain OAR_USU_Benz2616 breed Rambouillet chromosome 9, ARS-UI_Ramb_v3.0, whole genome shotgun sequence harbors:
- the LOC101110602 gene encoding LOW QUALITY PROTEIN: hyaluronan synthase 2-like (The sequence of the model RefSeq protein was modified relative to this genomic sequence to represent the inferred CDS: substituted 1 base at 1 genomic stop codon), which yields MHCERFLSILRIFGTTLFGVSLLTGMILSYVIGYQFIHTNDYYLSFGPYGAFLALHVLIQNLFAFLEHRKMKKYVSIPINLDRTVALCIAAYQEDPDYLRKCLQSVKRLTYPGIKVVMVIDGNSEDDLYMMDIFSEVMGRDQSATYIWKNNYHVKGPGETDESHKESAQHVTQLVLSNKSICIMQKWGGKREVMYTAFRALGXSVDYVQVCDSDTMLDPASTAEMIKVLEVDHKVGGVGGDVKILNKYDSWISFLSSVRYWMAFNIERACQSYFGCVQCISGPLGMYRNSLLHEFVEDWYNQKFMGSQCSFGDDRHLMNRVLSLGYATKYTARSKCLTETPKEYLRWLNQQTRWSKSYFREWLYNAMWFHKHHLWMTYEAVITGFFPFFLIATVIRFFYRGNVWNILLLLLTIKLVALIKSSFAVCLRGNIVMVFMSFYSVLYMSSLLPAKIFAILTINKAGWSTSGRKKIVANFVGLIPVSVWSIILLGGLIFTIYKEVRKPFSEFKVKVLVIALSIYACYWVVFLMLYVVFVKRCCRWKKKQQYDMMLDV from the exons ATGCATTGTGAGAGGTTTCTATCTATCCTGAGAATATTTGGAACCACACTTTTTGGAGTCTCTCTCCTCACTGGAATGATCCTTTCTTATGTTATTGGCTACCAGTTTATCCACACAAATGATTACTATTTATCTTTTGGACCATATGGTGCCTTTTTAGCTTTACATGTTCTTATTCAAAACCTGTTTGCCTTTTTGGAGCAccggaaaatgaaaaaatatgtaagtaTCCCCATTAACTTGGACAGAACTGTTGCTCTTTGCATTGCTGCATATCAAGAAGATCCAGACTATTTGCGGAAATGTTTGCAATCTGTGAAAAGGCTAACCTACCCCGGAATTAAAGTTGTCATGGTCATAGATGGAAACTCGGAAGATGACCTTTACATGATGGACATCTTCAGTGAAGTCATGGGCAGGGACCAGTCAGCCACTTATATCTGGAAGAACAACTACCACGTGAAGGGTCCTGGAGAGACGGATGAGTCACACAAAGAAAGCGCACAGCATGTCACCCAGTTGGTCTTGTCCAACAAGAGTATTTGCATCATGCAAAAATGGGGTGGAAAAAGAGAAGTCATGTACACGGCCTTCAGAGCACTGGGGTGAAGTGTGGATTATGTACAG GTCTGTGATTCAGACACCATGCTTGACCCTGCCTCAACTGCGGAGATGATAAAAGTTTTAGAAGTAGACCACAAGGTTGGAGGTGTTGGGGGAGATGTCAAG aTTTTAAACAAGTATGATTCCTGGATCTCCTTCCTCAGCAGTGTGAGATACTGGATGGCTTTTAACATAGAAAGGGCCTGTCAGTCTTATTTCGGGTGTGTCCAGTGCATTAGTGGACCTCTGGGAATGTACAGAAACTCCTTACTGCATGAATTTGTGGAAGACTGGTATAATCAAAAATTTATGGGCAGCCAATGTAGTTTTGGAGATGACAGGCATCTAATGAACCGAGTGCTGAGTCTGGGCTATGCAACGAAATACACAGCTCGATCCAAGTGCCTTACTGAAACACCTAAGGAATATCTCAGATGGTTAAACCAGCAGACCCGCTGGAGCAAGTCCTACTTCCGAGAGTGGCTGTACAACGCGATGTGGTTTCATAAACATCACTTGTGGATGACCTATGAAGCCGTTATCACTgggttcttccctttctttctcattgCCACAGTGATCCGGTTCTTCTACAGGGGTAATGTTTGGAACATCCTCCTCTTATTGTTAACCATCAAGTTAGTGGCTCTCATAAAGTCATCCTTTGCTGTCTGCCTTAGAGGAAACATTGTCATGGTCTTCATGTCCTTCTACTCAGTGTTATACATGTCAAGTTTACTTCCTGCTAAGATATTTGCAATTCTGACAATAAACAAAGCTGGGTGGAGCacatctggaaggaaaaaaattgttgCTAATTTTGTGGGACTCATTCCAGTATCGGTCTGGTCTATAATTCTCCTGGGTGGTTTGATTTTCACCATTTATAAGGAAGTTAGAAAGCCATTCTCAGAATTCAAAGTGAAAGTTCTAGTTATTGCTTTGTCCATCTATGCATGCTATTGGGTTGTGTTTCTGATGCTCTATGTGGTTTTTGTTAAGAGATGCTGCAGGTGGAAGAAGAAACAGCAGTACGACATGATGCTTGATGTCTAA